One region of Parerythrobacter jejuensis genomic DNA includes:
- the feoB gene encoding ferrous iron transporter B has product MSEIRTVALVGNPNSGKSALFNKLTGARQKIANYPGVTVERKAGRIALPSGAQVELLDLPGSYAFDAASPDEEVTRKVVFGEQEGQRQPDVLVLVIDAANLEQHLVFAQEVIALGRPTVVALNMIDLAERDGLTLDPAALSNALGVPVVPTVAVRRRGLEELASAIDSAHANEDIIQPRPALDQTERRLEARNIAKGVILSKSARHTIESGLDRVFLNPWFGPVILFGLLFVIFQAVFAWATPFADALDGAAGAASDALVANMAPGLVRDFLTEGVIAGVGSVVVFLPQIVILFAFILLMEATGYMARAAFLMDRLMARVGLSGRSFIPLLSSFACAIPGIMATRSISDPKDRLTTILIAPLMTCSARLPVYAVIIAAFIPNTSIGPGIGLQGLVLFVLYVAGIVGAMVVALILRRSVTKGDASGFIMEMPRYQLPRLRDLAIGLWQRAWVFLRRAGTIIFAATVVLWLLLSFPKAEPGESQLDASIAGTVADGLHVVLEPIGFNREISLAIIPAMAAREVAVASLATTYAVDADDEEAEAEGLAATLSARWSLPTALAFLAWFVFAPQCLSTIAVARRETNGWKWPMFMLGYLFALAYLTAGATFWIATWAGL; this is encoded by the coding sequence ATGAGCGAGATCCGCACAGTTGCATTGGTCGGCAATCCCAATTCGGGCAAGAGCGCGCTGTTCAACAAGCTGACCGGCGCGCGCCAGAAAATTGCCAATTATCCCGGCGTCACGGTCGAGCGGAAGGCAGGACGCATTGCCTTGCCCTCGGGCGCTCAGGTCGAGCTGCTCGATTTGCCCGGCAGCTATGCCTTCGATGCGGCCAGCCCGGACGAGGAAGTCACCCGCAAGGTCGTGTTCGGCGAACAGGAAGGCCAGCGCCAGCCCGATGTCCTGGTGCTGGTGATCGATGCTGCCAATCTCGAACAGCATCTGGTTTTCGCGCAGGAAGTGATCGCATTGGGGCGCCCGACGGTGGTCGCGCTCAACATGATCGATCTGGCCGAACGCGACGGGCTGACGCTCGATCCCGCCGCCCTTTCGAACGCGCTGGGTGTGCCGGTGGTCCCCACCGTTGCCGTGCGTCGGCGCGGGCTGGAGGAACTGGCCAGCGCCATCGATAGTGCCCACGCAAATGAAGACATAATCCAGCCGCGGCCAGCGCTGGACCAGACCGAAAGACGGCTGGAAGCAAGGAACATCGCCAAGGGCGTGATCCTCTCCAAATCCGCACGCCACACCATCGAATCCGGGCTGGACCGGGTGTTTCTCAACCCTTGGTTCGGCCCGGTGATACTGTTCGGTTTGCTGTTCGTCATTTTCCAGGCGGTGTTTGCGTGGGCGACTCCGTTTGCCGATGCTCTGGATGGTGCCGCTGGCGCTGCATCCGATGCGCTCGTGGCCAATATGGCGCCGGGTCTGGTGCGCGACTTCCTGACCGAAGGCGTGATTGCCGGGGTCGGGTCGGTGGTGGTCTTCCTGCCCCAGATTGTGATCCTGTTTGCTTTCATCCTGCTGATGGAGGCGACCGGATACATGGCCCGTGCGGCCTTCCTGATGGATCGCCTGATGGCGCGGGTCGGCCTGTCGGGCCGCAGTTTCATTCCGCTCTTGTCCAGCTTTGCCTGTGCGATTCCCGGAATCATGGCGACACGCAGCATTTCCGATCCGAAAGACAGGCTCACCACGATCCTGATCGCTCCGCTGATGACATGTTCAGCCCGGCTGCCAGTCTATGCCGTGATCATCGCCGCCTTTATTCCCAATACCAGTATCGGCCCGGGTATCGGATTGCAGGGTCTGGTGCTGTTCGTGCTTTATGTCGCCGGGATTGTCGGCGCGATGGTGGTGGCGCTGATCCTGCGACGGTCCGTCACCAAAGGTGATGCGTCGGGCTTCATCATGGAAATGCCGCGCTACCAGCTGCCGCGCTTGCGGGATTTGGCGATTGGCCTGTGGCAGCGGGCGTGGGTGTTCCTGCGCCGCGCCGGTACGATCATCTTTGCGGCCACGGTGGTGTTGTGGCTGTTGCTCAGTTTTCCCAAGGCAGAGCCGGGCGAAAGCCAGCTCGATGCCAGTATTGCCGGAACAGTTGCCGATGGTTTGCACGTCGTGCTCGAACCGATCGGTTTCAATCGCGAGATCAGCCTGGCCATCATCCCGGCCATGGCGGCGCGCGAAGTGGCTGTGGCTTCACTGGCAACCACCTATGCAGTCGATGCGGATGACGAGGAAGCCGAGGCGGAAGGGCTGGCTGCAACGCTCTCCGCCCGGTGGAGCTTGCCGACCGCGCTCGCATTCCTCGCCTGGTTCGTGTTCGCGCCCCAATGCCTTTCCACGATTGCCGTGGCCCGGCGTGAAACCAATGGCTGGAAGTGGCCGATGTTCATGCTCGGCTATTTGTTCGCGCTCGCCTATCTGACGGCTGGGGCAACTTTCTGGATTGCGACCTGGGCCGGGCTTTAG
- the ssb gene encoding single-stranded DNA-binding protein — protein MAGSLNKVMLIGNLGADPEVRSFQNGGKVCNLRIATSETWKDRNSGERQERTEWHTVAIFSEGLVNVAERFLRKGSKVFVEGQLQTRKWQDQSGNDRYSTEVVLRGFNGTLTMLDGPGGGQGGGGGQRSGGDYGGGGGQDGGWNQGGGGQGGGSGGGASGGSGGGGSNYDDLDDDIPF, from the coding sequence ATGGCGGGTAGTCTCAACAAGGTCATGCTGATCGGCAATCTCGGGGCCGATCCCGAAGTGCGCAGCTTCCAGAATGGCGGCAAGGTCTGCAATCTGCGGATTGCCACCAGCGAAACCTGGAAGGATCGCAACTCGGGCGAACGCCAGGAACGCACCGAATGGCACACCGTGGCCATTTTCTCCGAAGGCCTTGTCAATGTCGCAGAGCGTTTCTTGCGCAAGGGCAGCAAGGTATTCGTCGAGGGCCAGTTGCAAACCCGGAAGTGGCAAGACCAGTCCGGCAATGACCGCTATTCGACAGAAGTGGTGCTGCGCGGCTTCAACGGAACGCTGACGATGCTGGACGGCCCCGGTGGCGGCCAGGGCGGCGGCGGTGGCCAGCGCTCTGGCGGCGACTATGGTGGTGGCGGTGGCCAGGATGGCGGCTGGAACCAGGGCGGCGGTGGCCAGGGCGGTGGCTCTGGAGGCGGCGCATCGGGTGGATCCGGCGGCGGTGGATCGAACTACGACGATCTGGACGACGACATCCCGTTCTGA
- a CDS encoding YceD family protein: MTAPELSRTIKIRQIRNEAETIEANASERLALAQRFGVAAIDSLTAKIALDPDGPRIAAKGSLNARITQTCAISGEDFPVAIDETIELVFVPAKPAIASVGEEIEIELEREELDEIEYEGDSFDLGEAVAQSLALAIDPYAEGPEADATRKKAGLTSDDAPSGPLAEALAALKKG, from the coding sequence GTGACCGCGCCCGAATTGAGCCGAACCATCAAGATCAGGCAGATCCGGAACGAGGCCGAGACCATCGAGGCAAACGCAAGCGAGCGGCTGGCGCTGGCGCAGCGATTCGGTGTTGCAGCGATCGACAGCCTCACCGCCAAGATTGCACTCGATCCGGACGGTCCAAGGATCGCAGCCAAGGGTTCGCTCAATGCGCGGATCACCCAGACTTGCGCCATTTCTGGAGAAGACTTCCCGGTTGCGATCGACGAGACCATCGAACTGGTCTTCGTGCCTGCGAAACCCGCCATAGCGTCCGTAGGGGAGGAGATCGAAATCGAGCTCGAGCGCGAAGAACTCGACGAAATCGAATATGAAGGTGACAGTTTTGACCTTGGCGAGGCAGTGGCGCAAAGCCTTGCCCTGGCAATCGATCCTTACGCCGAAGGGCCTGAAGCCGATGCCACGCGGAAGAAGGCCGGCCTCACCAGCGACGACGCCCCCAGCGGCCCGCTCGCCGAAGCACTTGCGGCGCTGAAGAAGGGCTAG
- a CDS encoding ubiquinol-cytochrome C chaperone family protein has product MSFLSRLFQRSPDPKEQLRPLWHQLVKVARSPDLYRECGVADTLEGRFDMLSNILAIAMLRMERDAETVSASARLTELFVADMDGQLRESGVGDPTVGKQLGKLVSALGGRIGALRDGLAQDSDNALVDAVTRNVTFTEGGSPACVATKLRRFAQALDQLNYDQLLHTELLL; this is encoded by the coding sequence ATGAGCTTTCTTTCCCGCCTGTTCCAGCGCAGCCCAGATCCCAAGGAGCAATTGCGCCCGCTGTGGCACCAGCTGGTCAAGGTCGCCCGCTCGCCCGACCTGTATCGCGAATGCGGCGTGGCTGACACGTTGGAGGGGCGCTTTGACATGCTCAGCAATATCCTTGCCATCGCGATGTTGCGGATGGAACGCGATGCGGAGACTGTATCGGCCTCGGCCCGGCTGACCGAGCTGTTCGTTGCCGACATGGACGGCCAGCTGCGCGAATCCGGCGTCGGCGACCCGACCGTGGGCAAACAATTGGGCAAGTTGGTGAGCGCCCTAGGTGGGCGGATCGGGGCGCTACGGGATGGCCTGGCGCAAGACAGTGACAATGCGCTGGTCGATGCAGTGACCCGCAACGTCACCTTTACCGAGGGCGGGTCTCCTGCTTGCGTCGCAACCAAACTGCGCCGTTTCGCACAGGCGCTGGACCAGCTCAACTATGATCAATTGCTGCATACGGAGCTGCTGCTGTGA
- a CDS encoding outer membrane protein assembly factor BamE has product MAFGKLPARKGMAGAALLALALAAGGCSSIRESRGYVVDQLLVDLVQPGIDNRQSVESTLGRPTFTSQYGQPVWYYVSTITGRRPFVRPRIEEHQVLAVRFDAAGNVIATDRTGVDQVVYLQPDGDETPTLGRERGFFEDLFGNIGTVGAPGAGGPGGPGG; this is encoded by the coding sequence ATGGCATTTGGTAAGCTCCCTGCACGCAAGGGAATGGCCGGAGCGGCCTTGCTTGCTCTCGCGCTTGCCGCAGGTGGTTGCAGCTCGATCCGTGAAAGCCGCGGCTATGTTGTTGACCAGTTGCTGGTCGATCTTGTGCAGCCCGGCATCGACAATCGCCAGTCTGTCGAATCCACTTTGGGCCGTCCGACTTTCACTAGCCAGTATGGCCAGCCCGTCTGGTATTATGTCTCTACAATCACCGGCCGGCGCCCGTTTGTTAGGCCCCGGATCGAAGAGCACCAGGTCTTGGCCGTGCGGTTCGATGCGGCCGGCAATGTGATCGCGACCGATCGCACTGGTGTCGACCAGGTCGTCTACCTCCAGCCTGACGGTGATGAAACGCCGACCCTGGGCCGCGAGCGCGGCTTCTTCGAAGACCTGTTCGGCAATATCGGCACGGTCGGCGCGCCGGGCGCAGGTGGCCCGGGTGGACCCGGCGGCTGA
- the hslV gene encoding ATP-dependent protease subunit HslV has translation MDHSSNAHGLTQWHGTTIIGVRRGDKIVIAGDGQVSMGNTVMKPNAKKVRRIGDGKVVAGFAGATADAFTLFERLERKLDQFNGQLMRAAVELAKDWRTDKYLRNLEALMIVADQETLLVLTGNGDVLEPEGGIAAIGSGGNYALSAARALSDYEDDAEKIARKAMAVAADVCVFTNGNVTVETV, from the coding sequence ATGGATCATTCTTCAAACGCCCACGGCCTGACACAATGGCACGGCACCACTATCATCGGCGTCCGTCGCGGTGACAAGATCGTGATTGCCGGAGACGGCCAGGTCTCGATGGGCAACACCGTGATGAAGCCCAATGCCAAAAAGGTGCGGCGCATCGGCGATGGCAAGGTTGTGGCCGGCTTTGCGGGGGCCACGGCAGATGCCTTCACTTTGTTCGAACGGCTTGAGCGCAAGCTGGACCAGTTCAATGGCCAGCTGATGCGCGCGGCGGTTGAGCTGGCCAAGGATTGGCGGACCGACAAATATCTGCGCAATCTGGAAGCCCTGATGATCGTGGCCGACCAGGAAACCCTGCTGGTGCTGACCGGTAACGGCGATGTGCTGGAACCAGAGGGCGGGATTGCCGCCATCGGATCGGGCGGCAATTACGCGTTATCGGCAGCCCGCGCGCTGTCGGACTACGAAGATGATGCCGAGAAAATCGCGCGCAAGGCGATGGCGGTTGCCGCCGATGTCTGCGTGTTCACCAATGGCAATGTGACCGTCGAAACGGTCTGA
- the hslU gene encoding ATP-dependent protease ATPase subunit HslU: protein MIEALTPKAIVAALDEHIIGQKEAKRAVAVALRNRWRRQQLGAELRDEVTPKNILMIGPTGCGKTEISRRLAKLAEAPFVKVEATKFTEVGYVGRDVEQIARDLVEEAIRLEKDRRRDAVREAASKAAMDRLLDALVGDNASEATRESFRERITQNAMNDVEVEIEVRDAPTAPMDIPGLGGNVGMIDLSDMMGKAFGKNASKRRKLKVSDAWDKLVDEEAEKRMDQDDVARVALENAETNGIVFLDEIDKIAVSDVRGGSVSREGVQRDLLPLIEGTTVSTKYGPMKTDHVLFIASGAFHVSKPSDMLPELQGRLPIRVELRALEIEDFVRILGETRANLVTQYKALLGTEDVTVDITEDAIREVATIAAQVNESVENIGARRLQTVMEKLLEELSFEAEEHKGETIAVDAAYVKDKLTDLAEDTDLSKYIL from the coding sequence ATGATAGAAGCACTCACGCCCAAGGCGATTGTCGCCGCTCTTGACGAGCACATTATTGGCCAGAAAGAGGCCAAGCGCGCCGTTGCGGTTGCGCTGCGCAATCGCTGGCGCCGCCAACAGCTCGGCGCCGAATTGCGCGACGAGGTTACGCCAAAGAACATCCTGATGATCGGGCCGACCGGCTGCGGCAAGACCGAGATCAGCCGCCGCTTGGCCAAGCTGGCCGAAGCGCCGTTCGTCAAGGTGGAGGCGACCAAGTTTACCGAAGTCGGCTATGTCGGTCGCGATGTCGAACAGATCGCCCGCGACCTGGTGGAGGAGGCAATCCGGCTGGAGAAAGACCGCCGGCGTGATGCCGTGCGTGAGGCTGCCAGCAAGGCCGCGATGGACCGCCTGCTCGATGCGCTGGTGGGCGACAATGCCAGCGAAGCGACGCGGGAGAGCTTCCGGGAACGGATCACGCAGAATGCGATGAACGACGTCGAAGTCGAGATCGAAGTGCGTGACGCGCCGACCGCGCCAATGGATATCCCCGGCTTGGGCGGCAATGTCGGCATGATCGATTTGAGCGACATGATGGGCAAGGCCTTTGGCAAGAACGCCAGCAAGCGCCGCAAGCTCAAGGTTTCCGATGCGTGGGACAAGCTGGTCGACGAAGAAGCCGAGAAGCGGATGGACCAGGACGATGTTGCCCGTGTCGCGCTGGAAAATGCCGAAACCAACGGCATCGTGTTCCTTGACGAGATCGACAAGATTGCCGTCAGCGATGTGCGTGGTGGCTCCGTCAGCCGCGAAGGCGTGCAGCGCGACCTGCTGCCGCTGATCGAAGGGACGACCGTTTCCACCAAATACGGCCCGATGAAGACCGATCACGTCCTCTTCATCGCCAGCGGCGCGTTCCATGTTTCCAAGCCGAGCGATATGCTGCCCGAATTGCAGGGCCGCTTGCCGATCCGGGTCGAATTGCGCGCGCTGGAGATCGAAGACTTCGTGCGCATCCTGGGCGAAACCAGGGCCAATCTGGTGACCCAGTACAAGGCTTTGCTCGGTACGGAAGACGTCACGGTCGACATTACTGAAGACGCCATCCGCGAAGTCGCGACCATCGCTGCACAGGTAAACGAGAGCGTCGAGAATATCGGCGCGCGGCGTTTGCAGACCGTGATGGAAAAGCTGCTGGAAGAGCTCAGCTTTGAGGCTGAAGAACACAAGGGCGAGACGATTGCCGTCGACGCGGCCTATGTGAAAGACAAGCTGACCGACCTCGCCGAAGACACTGATCTGAGCAAATATATCCTGTGA
- a CDS encoding ACT domain-containing protein — MTGVIREKSEMIRSMDPVLDNQRYIFTRVRENAVGALAPSAFALIHEAEGWTAILPATGEEDEPQYARITLMVSSALDGVGLTAAVASVLAANDIACNVVAALEHDHIFVPVAQGEGAVTALKELQAAAD; from the coding sequence GTGACCGGAGTGATCCGCGAGAAGAGCGAAATGATCCGCAGCATGGATCCCGTTCTGGATAATCAGCGTTACATATTTACCCGCGTGCGCGAAAACGCCGTCGGCGCGCTGGCGCCATCTGCCTTCGCCCTGATCCATGAAGCGGAAGGTTGGACAGCCATCTTGCCTGCCACTGGCGAGGAAGACGAACCGCAGTATGCCCGCATCACGCTTATGGTCAGCTCCGCATTGGACGGGGTCGGTCTGACGGCAGCGGTCGCCTCTGTGCTGGCTGCGAACGACATCGCCTGCAACGTGGTCGCCGCGCTGGAGCATGACCATATCTTTGTGCCGGTCGCGCAGGGCGAAGGAGCGGTGACAGCGCTGAAGGAGCTTCAGGCCGCAGCGGACTAA
- a CDS encoding SulP family inorganic anion transporter has product MFSTAAFKRDWLSNIRADILAGIVVSLALIPEAIGFSIIAGVDPRVGLYASITIAMVIAFTGGRPGMISAATAAVAVVVVPLVAEHGVEYLFAATILMGIIQGIAALLRLDLLMQFVSRSVITGFVNALAILIFMAQLPQLLPGNEGVGMLTYAMVAGALLIIYLLPKLTTAVPSPLVAIIVLTALTIWLDAPVNKVSDMGELPEGLPYFIIPDVPFTLETLQIILPYSLTMAAVGLLESLLTAQIVDDMTHTGSNKRRESWGQGVANVVTAFFGGMGGCAMIGQSVINVTSGGRGRLSSFTAGFTLLILLWLLGPIVGQVPMPALVAVMIMVSIGTFSWNSIPNLRNHPWQSSVVMLSTVIVVVATHNLALGVMVGVLLSAFFFAGMVSKLFAVERVRDQQTATYFIRGQIFFASSDRFSQAFGRESERPDPADHVIIDVTRAHFWDITGVDMLDKIVERMRLNGRSVQVVGLNEASADLVDKFALTDKTGVEIGLAPHP; this is encoded by the coding sequence ATGTTTTCAACCGCCGCGTTCAAACGCGACTGGCTTTCGAATATCCGTGCCGACATCCTTGCCGGAATCGTCGTCTCGCTGGCGCTGATCCCGGAAGCTATCGGCTTCTCGATCATTGCCGGTGTCGATCCACGGGTAGGCCTCTATGCGTCGATCACGATCGCAATGGTGATCGCCTTTACCGGCGGGCGACCGGGCATGATCTCTGCCGCAACTGCCGCTGTGGCCGTTGTGGTCGTGCCGCTGGTTGCCGAACACGGGGTCGAATACCTGTTCGCCGCAACTATCCTGATGGGTATTATCCAGGGTATCGCAGCCTTGCTCAGGCTCGACCTGCTGATGCAATTTGTCAGCCGCAGCGTCATCACCGGCTTCGTCAATGCGCTCGCAATCCTGATTTTCATGGCCCAGCTCCCCCAGCTGCTGCCCGGAAACGAAGGCGTGGGAATGCTGACCTATGCGATGGTCGCCGGCGCGCTGTTGATAATCTACCTGCTGCCAAAGCTGACAACCGCCGTTCCCAGCCCGCTGGTCGCGATCATTGTTCTGACGGCGCTGACCATCTGGCTCGATGCCCCGGTCAACAAGGTTTCCGACATGGGCGAGCTGCCCGAAGGCCTGCCCTATTTCATCATCCCTGATGTGCCGTTCACGCTGGAGACTCTGCAGATCATTCTGCCCTATTCGCTGACCATGGCCGCCGTCGGCTTGCTCGAATCCCTGCTGACCGCGCAAATCGTCGACGACATGACCCACACCGGAAGCAACAAGCGCCGCGAAAGCTGGGGCCAGGGTGTTGCCAATGTCGTGACAGCCTTCTTCGGCGGCATGGGCGGCTGCGCGATGATTGGGCAGTCGGTCATCAACGTGACCAGCGGCGGTCGCGGGCGTTTGTCCAGCTTCACTGCCGGTTTCACCCTGCTTATTCTGCTGTGGCTGCTGGGCCCGATCGTCGGGCAGGTCCCCATGCCCGCCCTTGTCGCCGTGATGATCATGGTCAGCATCGGGACGTTCAGCTGGAATTCCATCCCGAATCTGCGCAATCATCCGTGGCAGAGCAGCGTTGTGATGCTGTCGACAGTAATTGTCGTGGTCGCGACGCATAACCTCGCGCTCGGCGTGATGGTCGGTGTGTTGCTGTCGGCCTTCTTCTTTGCCGGCATGGTGTCGAAGCTGTTTGCTGTGGAGCGCGTGCGCGACCAGCAGACCGCGACGTACTTCATCAGGGGCCAGATCTTCTTCGCCAGCAGCGATCGCTTCAGCCAGGCCTTCGGCCGCGAGAGCGAGCGTCCCGATCCCGCAGATCACGTCATTATCGATGTAACCCGGGCGCACTTCTGGGACATCACCGGCGTCGATATGCTCGACAAGATTGTGGAGCGGATGCGCCTGAATGGGCGCAGCGTGCAAGTCGTTGGGCTCAATGAAGCCAGTGCCGACCTGGTCGACAAATTCGCCCTGACCGACAAGACCGGGGTCGAGATCGGTCTCGCCCCGCATCCCTAG
- a CDS encoding M16 family metallopeptidase: MKTAILAVGAALFALATATPALADGHGSDAPTLTAPEIEFTEWTLDNGLRVIAIQDDTTATVTTSLWYEIGSKLDPEGRSGFAHLFEHILSRKTLNMPYNMIYGLTADVGGTRNASNGTDRTNYYEQVPAEYLEAMLWTHRERMAFPVVDDEVFDRERNVVKEELRQRVLAPPYGRFSRFVLPENAYDVLPHRRPGIGSIEELDSATIDDARAFHQAYYGPDTATLIVAGNFEMGNLRGLVDQYFADIPRRANPVDVTITTREPERTAPRSVKSYAPNVPLPLVGALWKGPEALHPDMPALEVMDAILGRGNNSRLHKALVLSGKAVQSAQFVNATEEGGYIAQFGVINPTANMEEVAAILKAEREKIRTQPVTEAELTEAKNELIASSLRRRETARGRAFALGEALVSTGNPKAADLRLEAIANVTAQDVMRVAAKWLDPNKRTDLTYERGEDDPSAYANPAPFPTFRTLPPATGEPLAVRPEGEREPVPGPGASPDVVAPTLGEATLANGIKVVAAQTGNVPIATMTVLVPGGSKSDPRAKAGIAQLAASLANQGTGTMSAEDIAARLESLGASFGATAGSDGTFMSLTAPVANMEAAGRVLAEIIRDAAYPEEAFQRERKRAIDGLQVSMKEPGSLASQVLRATMYGDAPYGTLPNGTPETLGTITREDLAAHRTQWWHPGATQIIVSGGIAPDESIALARSLFEGWTVAGDAPAPVANPAGAAQPPRTLVVDMPDAGQAAVYVAARAISRKDDEYYPLILANSVLGGGSSGRLFEEVRTKRSLSYGAYSSLPSRADDSYLFASSQTKNDTADEVAAVILGEFERLGKEPLDETLLAKRRLYLSGSYARALETSGGFNSIVAGLLQQGIDADEAAQYAAKLSGVSAEAASAAAAKYADPENTTLVIVGDAKQFIDDLKELRSDVQVVKAEQLNLLDVDEPILPSVEPTSPAPAED; the protein is encoded by the coding sequence ATGAAAACCGCGATCCTCGCTGTCGGCGCAGCTCTATTTGCTCTCGCAACAGCCACTCCAGCCCTTGCCGACGGGCATGGATCGGACGCTCCGACCCTGACCGCGCCCGAGATCGAGTTCACCGAATGGACGCTGGATAATGGCCTGCGCGTGATCGCGATCCAGGATGACACGACAGCCACTGTCACCACTTCGCTGTGGTACGAAATCGGGTCCAAGCTCGACCCTGAAGGACGCAGCGGCTTCGCGCATCTGTTCGAGCATATCCTCAGCCGCAAGACGCTGAACATGCCTTACAACATGATTTACGGGCTGACCGCTGATGTCGGCGGGACGCGCAATGCCTCCAACGGCACCGATCGCACCAACTATTACGAGCAGGTCCCGGCGGAATATCTTGAAGCGATGCTGTGGACCCACCGGGAGCGGATGGCGTTTCCGGTGGTCGATGATGAAGTGTTCGACCGGGAACGCAATGTGGTGAAGGAAGAGCTGCGCCAGCGCGTGCTTGCGCCGCCTTACGGCCGGTTCAGCCGCTTCGTCCTGCCGGAAAACGCCTATGATGTCCTGCCCCATCGCCGCCCCGGCATTGGCAGCATCGAAGAGCTCGACAGTGCCACAATCGATGATGCGCGAGCCTTTCACCAGGCCTATTACGGCCCTGATACCGCGACCCTGATTGTCGCCGGCAATTTCGAGATGGGCAATCTGCGCGGGCTGGTTGACCAGTATTTTGCCGATATTCCGCGCCGGGCCAATCCGGTCGATGTGACGATCACGACACGGGAGCCGGAGCGGACTGCGCCGCGCAGCGTCAAATCCTATGCCCCCAATGTGCCGCTGCCGCTGGTCGGTGCGCTATGGAAAGGCCCCGAAGCGCTGCACCCCGATATGCCGGCGCTCGAGGTGATGGATGCGATCCTGGGCCGCGGTAACAACAGTCGCCTGCACAAGGCCCTGGTTCTCAGCGGCAAGGCCGTGCAATCCGCCCAGTTCGTCAATGCGACCGAGGAAGGCGGCTATATTGCCCAGTTCGGGGTCATCAATCCGACCGCGAATATGGAAGAAGTCGCCGCCATCCTGAAGGCAGAGCGGGAGAAGATCCGCACCCAGCCGGTGACCGAAGCCGAACTGACCGAAGCAAAGAACGAATTGATTGCCTCCTCGCTGCGTCGCCGCGAGACAGCGCGGGGCCGGGCCTTTGCTCTGGGAGAAGCGCTTGTCTCCACCGGCAATCCGAAAGCAGCCGATCTGCGGCTGGAGGCGATTGCCAATGTGACTGCGCAGGATGTGATGCGCGTGGCGGCGAAATGGCTTGACCCCAACAAGCGGACCGACCTGACCTATGAACGGGGCGAGGACGATCCCAGCGCCTACGCCAATCCGGCGCCTTTCCCGACCTTCCGCACTTTGCCGCCCGCAACGGGCGAGCCCTTGGCGGTGCGCCCTGAAGGGGAGCGCGAGCCTGTCCCGGGCCCGGGCGCATCCCCTGATGTCGTCGCTCCGACATTGGGCGAAGCCACGTTGGCCAATGGGATCAAGGTCGTGGCCGCCCAGACGGGCAATGTGCCGATTGCCACGATGACCGTCTTGGTGCCCGGTGGCAGCAAGAGCGATCCGCGCGCCAAGGCCGGGATTGCCCAGCTGGCAGCGAGCCTTGCCAATCAGGGCACCGGCACGATGAGCGCGGAAGACATTGCGGCGCGGCTGGAAAGCCTGGGCGCAAGCTTTGGCGCCACGGCCGGCAGCGATGGCACCTTTATGAGCCTCACCGCTCCGGTCGCGAATATGGAAGCAGCCGGACGGGTGCTGGCAGAGATTATCCGCGATGCGGCCTATCCCGAGGAAGCGTTCCAGCGCGAGCGCAAGCGCGCAATCGATGGTTTGCAGGTTTCGATGAAAGAGCCGGGATCGCTGGCCAGCCAGGTCCTTCGCGCGACCATGTATGGTGATGCCCCGTATGGCACGCTGCCCAATGGCACACCCGAGACGCTCGGCACTATCACCCGCGAAGATCTTGCCGCCCATCGCACCCAATGGTGGCACCCGGGCGCCACCCAGATCATCGTCAGCGGGGGTATCGCTCCCGATGAATCCATCGCGCTGGCAAGATCCCTGTTCGAAGGCTGGACAGTGGCCGGCGATGCACCTGCGCCGGTGGCCAATCCGGCAGGCGCCGCGCAGCCGCCTCGCACGCTTGTTGTCGATATGCCGGATGCCGGACAAGCCGCAGTCTATGTCGCTGCCCGCGCCATCTCGCGCAAGGATGATGAGTACTATCCGTTGATCCTGGCCAACAGCGTTCTGGGTGGCGGGTCAAGTGGCCGCCTGTTCGAGGAAGTGCGGACCAAGCGCTCGCTCAGCTATGGCGCGTATAGCTCGCTCCCGTCGCGGGCAGACGATTCCTATCTCTTCGCCAGTTCGCAGACCAAGAACGATACCGCTGATGAGGTTGCGGCCGTCATCCTCGGTGAATTCGAAAGGCTGGGCAAAGAGCCTCTGGACGAGACCTTGCTGGCCAAACGCCGGCTTTATCTCTCGGGCAGTTATGCGCGGGCGCTGGAAACCTCGGGTGGATTCAACAGCATCGTTGCCGGCCTGCTGCAACAGGGCATCGACGCTGATGAAGCGGCGCAATATGCGGCCAAATTATCAGGTGTCTCTGCCGAAGCTGCCTCTGCCGCAGCGGCCAAATATGCCGATCCGGAAAACACTACGCTCGTAATTGTGGGTGATGCCAAGCAGTTCATCGATGACCTGAAAGAGCTGCGCTCCGACGTGCAAGTGGTAAAGGCAGAGCAGTTGAACCTGCTCGATGTGGATGAGCCCATCCTCCCTTCGGTTGAACCAACATCGCCAGCCCCCGCCGAAGACTAG